The sequence below is a genomic window from Carassius gibelio isolate Cgi1373 ecotype wild population from Czech Republic chromosome A17, carGib1.2-hapl.c, whole genome shotgun sequence.
attcttccaaatatctttgttTTTATAAGACAAATgtgtaagtcaatgacaagattaataaagaattgataaaaagaaaccatcttttaacattctagtagaaaacattctcagaaatgtaatattttaattaatgtcaGTTCTATACAGTTTAAAATCGTTTACACCACTTTGATTTCATAAATAGCAATGATTTCAAACTTATTTAATGAGGAGGgtcttatgttttatgattttcttgtcacatgacaacaatggctcctgcaaggtgtttatgccacatgttcaaatattaataatattctttaattatatgattaaagtattttaaaataaatgcaattaatattgatttatattatatattaaaaacattaataaacaaacactgcaaatagaaatttttaacaataataatggactttaagattgagtatttcagcactttttattcagtgatgcgcccctcattaaatcatatttggtaggcctgtaaacttatttcagaaatccaaaatggatacaaagataacattaaaaaacaaatttttaaatatattatcatcaTCTTGAagattcttatttgtcattgtccaggtaaagcaaacatgaaaacaatatggTCAGAACACAGAAaggtatacaggtttgaaacatgagggtgagtaaatgaaagaattCTCCCTTTATgtaataattcagtattttgtaattagtattttagtttggttaacagatggtaaactgttcaaaaacaataaaatgtgctaaatcagaacatgcttcctttttttgcatatgtccacaaataatgtgttattgttaTTGATGTACACgtgattaagatgttttatggaCTTTCATGTCTGACTGGACCGATCTTGAACTTTTGTCAAGATGTTTTAAACCTCAAGACATAATTGATTGCCTTTCACGATGTTACACAGTGGGTGTgagattattttatatgcaggcttatatatacatacacttaaaCTATGCAGCAACGCATTTAAAAATCCAGAAGACAACGACGTCCAGAAATCGACGCATTTAGACGTCCAGAAGACAGACACATTTACACGTCCAGGGACGTGCAGAAAAGACGTGCAGTTCACGTCTAGAAGACGTCAAAGACgtcggttcaactttcattttggaactatttttcaaccatgacgggacgtctcggatggacgtcttttcaacggtcAAAAGACGTCCAAATGTTTGCTGggttttgactactttctttaatagctacataacacaatacttctacttttactttcagtacttgagtagtaaattttaaaatagactacttgcaatacttaagtacaaaaaatgttgaatactttagtacttctacttaagtgtggtgcttaaagagcacttcaacttctactcaagtcacttttttgatagagcacttgtacttgtactcaagtatgggtctctagtactttatacacaGCTCTTGATGGGAGAGGCGCAACAGGCGTTCTTTGCACTTACCCCCGAGCGGAGTGCTTCCTATGAAGAATTGAGGAAGGAGATCCTAGGCTAGGTTGGGCTATCGCCAATCAAGAGCGACGCACGCCAGAAGGTACCCAGTGACCAGTGAGCAGGCCGGCAGTTCCTGTCCCCCGAGGTGAGCCCATGCCAACCGAAGTAATCTTGACTATTCCGACTTCTACCGGCCAGGCGCCAGGTGGCGCCTCCAAGACTCAGGTAtgggcctttttggggttggcgggCTACTACCGCTGCcttatccctaacttctcctccttagcttctcccctgacagacctgaccaggaaggggcagccggagaagaTCCCTTGGAGCCCTGAGGCAAAGGCAGCTCGACCGTCAAAAGGGAGGCGTTGGcagtcaagtgggcagtcctggagcttcGGTATTACCTCATTTACCACCTcctcatcagcgtcgccctggaaactgagcagccacacctgcacctgctcctcACAGGCAGAGTGGCCACACCTGCGTCCCATCAGGCACCGGCTTTATAAGCCTGGAAGACGAACATAGAGGTAAGAGATGCTTCCAAAAGACTCTGCTAACCATATCCTCTATTGTTCCCGCAGAGAGCAGtgtgtgaccgccagccccaCCACGAAGGGAGATCATGGACACACACAGCACagcgcacagagagagagagcaataagCCGAGCACCAAATCGCCTTACATTAGTCCTTTTTCCCCAACACCTCATCAACAAAAATCTACTCTTTGGGGATCTTACCTGCATCCTCGTGTCGTGTGCTTCTTCACCCCATAACATAggtactaaagaaaaaaaaattatctattcCTTGGCAGGTCTTAAAAATTGGAAAATAAAACCtcagatgaaaaaaaatacatgagaAATCACAcagtgtctttatttatttaacaaaaataaagcctAAATGGAAAAGCAATGTTTGACAAAGTTAGGACACCACATGATTCAGTTGCCTGTAGATCCAATTTTAGCAGCAATAACTTATTATCAGTAATCATTTTCCTGTATGACTTTATAAGTCTCTCACATTGTTCTGAAGAAATTTTGGCCCACTCTTCTTTAAAATGTTGCTCCAGTTTATTGAGGTTGTGGGCAACAGAGCACTTGTGACTTTTGATATGAGGTGCTTGTGCTGATATGCTTATTTGGGTTTTCACCAAACATGACACTGTGCATTATGGCCAAACACCTCCACTTTGGTTTTGTCTTTTCAAAGAGTGTTGTTCCAGAAGTCTATTGGTTTGTTTAGATGCATTATGTGCTGGACTAAGAGTCCTTCGTACAGTCTTTGGGGAGCTTTCTGTAGAGTGACAAAGGTCTTTGTTCCTCTGCTTAGTTTTTCGCCTCTGCTGAGGAGATGCCTCTCTGCTTTTGTACTTTGAGGTGACTGGTTCAGAAGCAGCAGGACTCCTGTTAAGTAATTTAGGTTTCTCCTGTCTGAAGCTTCGCACATGGATCTCTTCATTTTCTGCCTTGCCATTTGTCTAGTGGTGTTTTCTAAATGGTTCTGGGAACTTAAGATGAAATCAAAAAGGACAGGTCCCTATGTTTTCCTCCTACCATCAGGTGTAAGTTTTGAATACTTTTTATTCCTTGACTCTGATATCAATGGTGATCCAAGTGAGTTTTGATCACCTGtaagacaaaaagaaaagaacagaaaactTGAGTGCctcttataaaacaaaaacaagaaatgtCTGTAATTGCCAAGATGtttcaaaattttacagttaaactatTGTTTGCGTAACCACATCAACCAAACTTGAATGCATACTACATCTGTGCATGATTAGAGTGTTGTTCCAGAAGTCTATTGCTTTGTTTAGATGCAACTTTGCAAATGCTATTTCACCATGTTCTTTTGAAAGAGAAGAGGCTTTCACTAGCAGCCCTTACAAACATAGCATACTTGACCCATAATTGTACTGTTATGAACTTTAtaatttaacatgtttactgAGGCCTGAGTCTTCTTGGGTTGTCTGCCATTTCGTCTGAGTGTTACACAGTCTGATGTTAGGGTGAATTTGCTGGGACATCCACTCCTGGGAGGATTGGTGTCTGTTTTGAATGTCTTCCacttgtgaataaacttactgtGGAATGATGGACTTACAATTTTTCGGAAATGCCCATATTACTCTTCCCAGATTGATAGCAGCAACAATTGCTTCTCGAAGATAATCTCTGATGTATTTCCTATTTGGCATTGTGTTAACACACACCTGAAGGCTCCAGTCCAGCACATTGCGAAAACTTGTGATTTTATGGAAGCGCTCACACTAGCTGATGATCGGATAATCAAAGGCATTTTATTAGCAGTGTCTGACAGTTACTTATCCTCTTAATTCCTATGTTAATAGTAAAGGTGTTCTAACTTTGTCACACGTGGCTTTTCCATCTtggctttatttttgttaaataaataatgacacagtGCAATATGTCATGTGTTGCAGATCATCTGAGGttttattattgaaaatttaAGACTTGCCTAAGaccagatattttattattattattattattattattatgtccttATACAGAAAACCATGGAATTAAATTGAGTGTCCTTTCGTTTTCACATGACTGTATGTATATATTGAGATCCTCATGgggaaacaagcttataaatcatacagaattagttgtatagtatagtatagtaaacCAGTCGTGTGCGAATGTCTTTTCAaagtatatttactgtataatgtaagtggattACTATAATATGAAACATTACAGGAAGTATACAGCATTACAGTACAGTTTACAATTATAAGTATACAGCATTACAGTACagtttacaattataaaaatgtactaataagaattgttgtttttttctgggtGTGCCCATCAGAAGGTGAAGTAATTGTATTTCAAGCATAATGTTTAGAACTGAAACCACTGATCCAACCACTAATGGTGCATTACATAGATGATAATAATTTCACTGTCCCCTGTGTCAGCCATTAAAGACCCATTAGAGGTCTAATTATCACACAATGTTCATCCTCTTCATTTGAAAGAGGACGCTTCATACAAGTCATTATGGAGGTTTTTGCCATCAGCTAACTCTGTTTGAAACTATACTCTAATTGAAAACAAACTTAgttgagtttttgttttttcagaaatTTCTGAACCCATTACTTAATGTTCAACTTGATAATCTGCATGACGTGTCAAGGCTTGCCTTTTCTTGCCATACTGGACTACCCCATATAACTGTGAACATGAGTAAAACTTGTTTTTGAGTCAGCAGCAGATTGCACATATTCATTTAGAGATTATTTACTTATTTCAACTTTGGGCCTctataaaaagacaaatgaatcATTACTCTCACTGTTTTGGAAATGCTTCTAATTAAGAGAATCTTCAGAGATAGGCTACTCAGAAAATGGTTGTTTATATTCATAACAGGATCTCATCAGCGTTTCAAATGAGAGTTTGCCTAAGTCAACAATCAGCAGATAGCACACAAATGAAATTAAGCACCATCGTTTCTTGATCCAAGAGGCAAAAGCACATAGGAGAAAACCATAGCCAGCTCAAGATCTGCAGTCATCTCTTGCTGTGGTTAATGCTGATGTGCTCCATCCTCCATTAGGAAACCACCGAACAGTGATTCGGGGAATATCTAATTGTTTAGTCATTTCCAGGCCCATGCTTGATTTCGAAATAATAAGGGTGGGTCTCGTGCCTGTAGGTTCAGCTGTGTTAAAATGTGTTTCACGGTCCCCTGATCACAGGACATGAGAACACTCCTACAGATTGCCTCGACGGTTTCTAAGCACTTAAAATACATCACACGATTGGAAATATACTGGCATACAGATGTGACAAATCAGCAATAAACAAATCAGGATAGACAACCTCAAAAACATAGCTTTGTGGACATGAAAATTACAGCGTATCGATGTCTATACAACTGGAAAGGGAGGCGTTGGCTGTCAAGTGTGCAGTCCTGGAGCTCCACAATCATGAATCACATGACTCCTTCAACTCCAGGACTTCAACTTCACCATGTAACACCGGGCGGGGATTGCCAATGCGAATGCCGTCAGTCTCTCCAGGATATGGGCAGGTCTGTCAGGGTCCACTCCCCGCCCTCCCCCAATCTCCTCTCTTCTCCACAGGAACAGGATGACACTTGGGGGTGACACGTGTTGGAAAATAATACCTCAGATGAAAAATAATACATGCCATATCACAccgtgtctttatttatttaacaaagatgAAGCTTAATTGGAAAAGCCATGTTTGACAAAGTTAGGACACCATATGATTCAGTTGTCTTTAGATCCAATTTTAGCAGCAATAACTTCAAGTATCGATGTCTAGACAATTTGGACAGTACAAAGGTAAATTACTTTAAGTATAACTGTCAATGTACCATTACATAATAATTGTCATTGTTTCCTGCATTGTGAAAAGAACAATGCATCACCAATTTTCCTGTCATAATGTTGcataatattatgtaaaaaaaataaaaaaaactccattTACACAATGTGTATCAGTAATTAGTAGATTAGCATGTTTAATTAAGAACATAaataaatttggtaacacttcagtttagggaccagttctcactattataagcatacatacagtattactagcagattggctgtttattagcacttacAAAGCAAATATTAATGCCATATTCTGGTATAATTTtggtataattcatattttatatccCTTATCCTACCCtacacctaaacttaacaatctacctaactaactattaataagcaacaaattaggaGTTAGGTCACACATTTTTCGAGGTCATTTCAATTCCTACAGTAGCAGGCCATTTCTCTCGAATTTTATTAAGCAAACATAAGACGACTATAAATAGAAGCCGAGGATTGTGGGCCAAATTACCATTTTAGAGGACTCTACTGTCTGGCTCACACTGCATGTGCTTTGGTATTTGTTTTTTAAGGTTTTGAAGGTTCCTGTCAGAGTTCTACATAATGAGTtatccctaaaaaaaaataagtcactaaatgaccctAGATTGACCTAATATTGGTTCAAACTTTCCTTAACAGTTTTCCATGACCTATCTAATGAAGAGGTTGTAAATAagtgcaaaactttatttttaatcagtgAATCCAAAGACAAAGTTCTctggaaaaataataaataggagGTGTGACTTATGTGTGAAAAGCTGAGCGCTGAAGACGCAATCGATCAGAGCGCAGCACTCGAGCACCACGTTCACCGGAATTACAAGGTAGGGTGGAACATAAACGTAGTTTTGAGCTCATTTAAAAGCTATTCCCACAGTGTCTATGCTGGAAGCGAGTGACGCAACAATGGAAAGCACATGTAAACGTGTGTTTTTTCATGTGCAACAGACTATTCGACAGATCAGTTTGGCGTTGCGCGCAGTAACCCGCGTGTTAACTTTATAGCTATCTTCTGTTTAGACAAACCTTGTGATCAGATACGAACCAAGACCAGCAGCATCATTGTCATGTAAAAGTCAACAGTCTGTAGATATTTTATTGTCGTTTGTTCAGCTTGCGAAACATGTCGTTAAGGATGTTTGGTTAGGATGAAATATTGACACATGTAATACGGGAAAAGCcaagaaataaaatgtaacttaaatgtacaaatgtacaatTTATTATAAGAGTATGGCAAACATTGCGATGTAATGCAAATATGCAGTGCTATATTGTGTGTGGTTATGGTTACAATTATGAATTGCTTTTATTGCTATTGTACATTGTCACATGGGTTTGTACATCGAATAACCGCACTAAAAAGAATATATTCAGGTTAAATGTCTGCTACATAATGTCGTCACTGTTCTTTTGTTTGACATATTGTATAATACAtacattatttatgttttactgtTGCTAAAAAGCCGCTGTCTACTGGCAGGTTCCATTGTGACAGCTTACACATAGGCTACTGCGTGACAATTGTGCTATGTAGTGCAGCATGCCTCCTTTGCATGCCACAAAGGGTCCGTGGTCAGTGAAGTTTCCTGATGTTCTCAAGCTGTTTTGAGGTCAAGACTTTAAGGTCTCTTATCGATAGTTTCTCCATTATTTCTCCATTGTATATTGAAGAATAATAAACTGAATaactttactatttaaaaaaatgctgaatgAAAAGTACTTGATAGTATATAACATTGTAAGTCCTGTGAATCTAATGATAAGAAAAACATTTTGATGTAGAATGgtgtctgttaaaaaaaaaaaaaagccatcacATACAGTATTCATTTCCTGCTTTCTGCAAGAGATTGCAGATAAATATgtgttgatgaaaaaaaaagtacaatgatGAGAAAAAAATGCTTTCCAGAACATGTAATCGTGAGAAATCTGTGTAACCACTCTCAATGCTGCCCTCCCACATTTCTAGCTATTTCTAATGAcgtaaaatgcagtaaaatgcaGTCtgcagacacaactctgaagccCAAGTAGGTATATACATAAGGTTTTTACACGTATTCTACAGTGCATGTGATGGAAATATTGTCAATCAGCATTGTTATGTGTTcatagctgtcaaccctcccgttttttccgGGTTTCTCACGTATTTTAgctcttttcccgctgtcttcccgttttagtattttcccgtaaaataTCCCGTATTTTTACACTCTGTGTTAACTCAGAACACGCAACTATCTGTGTCTGTGAATTGGCTTGCACTTGGGTTGCTAGACCTCCAGTAAGGCAGGTGGCAGTATACAGTAGCTTAGCCTACCATCGAAGAAGAAGACAGTTGCAGCAGCGCCAGCGGGTGGGAGGGAGAGGGAAAAAGTAGCGGGAAGTTAACTTCAAGAGTACGCCGAATGCCAAAATCAACGAATTAATCACCAACCAAAACCGAGGACATTATGCCGATATTTGAGTAAATGGGAGTACACCTTCCACTACCTGACAAGCAGCCATGTAGGTCCAAATTATGCCTACTGCAAAATTTATCTTTGTCTGGAAAAACAACGTTTCACAGCacgaaattattattaatattaaattattattaaaattaccttgttcataaataaatcacttttaacatatcaattggtctgtcattctttaatatatattgtgtagtTATAAACCCTTTAGACTGTTAATGATAagtgctttttattttagtttgtggtTAAAGAatcgtgtaaaaaaaaatcccttattttGGGGATGGATTCCGGGTAatctcccttattttcaatgttcaatgttgacaGCTATGTATGTGTTTTGTGACAGCATCAAAACATTGTCCAGCCAATTCCGGGTTTGGGAGAGGACTGTTCGTTGGGCCAACCAGTAGCAGTATAAGTCTAGCTGTTTGagaaaactttttgaaaacaGTTTCAACAATTTGACACTTCACTTTTAACACAGCACTAAccataaaaactaataataaattgtgtgtttaataaattataattaccatatttttcggactataagtcgcacctgagtataagtcgcatcagtccaaaaatatgtcatggtgaggaaaaaaacatataagttgcactggactataagtcgcattgatttagaaccaagaaccaagagaaaacattaccgtctacagccgcgagagggcgctctatgttttcagtgtagactacaggagcagtgagaagcatagagtgccctctcgcggctgtagacggtaatgttttctactggttcatttctcttggttcatttctctcggttcatgtaaaattaattttgataaataagtcgcacctgactataagtcgcaggaccagccaaactatgaaaaaaaagtgcgacttatagtccggaaaatacggtattataAACAAATGGGAATAACTCCACCTTCATATCCAGTTTGGCCAATATATTAATTCCTACATTAAAGTATATTGAAAGGAAccaaatttaattgtatattgtcTTTTCAGTTTTGTTCTCAGATTTGCAAGATGGTGACTCCTACCACCATTGGAAACAGCAGTACTTTCAACCAATTCGTTGACTCAGAGTTTCGGTACATTCTGTTTACTATATTCTACAGCCTGGTCTTTATCTTTGGGTTGCTGGCCAACTGCTACGCTCTTTATGTGCTGCACCGTTTGCGAGAGTCTAAAGCCATGAATGAGATTCGAATCTACATGACCAACTTGACCGTTGCAGACCTACTGTTTGTGGTCGCTCTACCGTTCTGGGTTGACTACTACAAGAATCACGGCAACTGGAAGAACTCAGATGCCCTCTGTCGTATCACAGGGTCGTTGTTCTTCATCAATACATACTGCTCTATTCTCTTCCTTGCTGTCATCAGCATTAACCGTTACTGGGCTGTTACCAGGCCGCTGGTGGCGGCTTCTTCTGACTGCTGGAAACGTGGAGCAATCGTCTCAGCGCTCATCTGGTTCGTTACTCTTGCAGCATCAGTTAAATCCCTCACTGACGATGGAATCCCGAAGAATAAGGAGAATAACATTTCTCGCTGTTTTGAGGGTTATCAAAATGAGGATTACTCAACAAAATATGCAATGGCCGTCACACACTTCATCATTATTATCTTATTCTTTCTTGTTTTCTT
It includes:
- the LOC128031466 gene encoding platelet-activating factor receptor-like encodes the protein MVTPTTIGNSSTFNQFVDSEFRYILFTIFYSLVFIFGLLANCYALYVLHRLRESKAMNEIRIYMTNLTVADLLFVVALPFWVDYYKNHGNWKNSDALCRITGSLFFINTYCSILFLAVISINRYWAVTRPLVAASSDCWKRGAIVSALIWFVTLAASVKSLTDDGIPKNKENNISRCFEGYQNEDYSTKYAMAVTHFIIIILFFLVFLMVIICNISIARALLSQPISQPQASTGKRPGGTKRRALRMLCAVIGVFVVCFLPHHVVQGPWVLSVLYLKEDWSKETRQSLNDAHQITLVLMGFNCLLDPLVYCFATTKFRKYIQNHFTKVKNKKHCSRNTLSTAVSLKSRHEN